A region from the Coffea eugenioides isolate CCC68of chromosome 9, Ceug_1.0, whole genome shotgun sequence genome encodes:
- the LOC113782200 gene encoding uncharacterized protein LOC113782200 — MDMIRMKVGMDFSIANPWGSIWVLYKSFFDCQTIGESDQQLTLSLRSQLLAEEIYFSFIHSKCTVQEREGLWIELLNDKPELKPWFLVGDFNVILNAEEKRGGLPFRHTQGIELSQFMSLAEVGDAGFSGSRYTWRNNRQGILRVWKQLDRLLLNSAAMLMEKQRVLEVEIDHDNHLSERSLVAVQEASARLKHTLVIEEEFWRQKARVKWLSDGDKNMKFFHAMDNEMLIEVPSMQEVKEVIFSMDEESAAGSDGFAGKFFTSAWEVVAKDVQRAIVSFFCAATLPRSVSATSIVLLPKIQCPQDFTQYRPISLCNFINKIISKILSSRLAKVLPHIISPQQSGFVQGRQMTGNFLLPQKLLNDIKKPNRGGNVMLKLDMMKAYDRASWLFLIQVLRRFGFSEVWIDMIWRLISNVWFSVIVNGLPHGFFKSSRGLRQGDPISLALFVIGAEVLSRSLNALAEYQKFRPFKVPRGCSMVTHLAYVDDVVIFTSGLKASITLVKGVVDGYCAFSGQRVNCQKSCYLVHPTLSLQRRAMIEMVTGFSYKSFPIKYLGCPLYIGRRRMHYFAELCDMVTARILSWKNRVLSFGDKIVLLKSVLSSMPIHLLAAASPPKGVIASLERVMTSFLWSSTDMGQKFHWLSWGELCRPHQESGIGVRSLAKVYDAFSIKLWWNFRQRRSLWAEFLTTKYSRWVHPCLAEEGYSLSYTWKRLCSIQQLAEEHICWVIGEGSMDFWHDNWMGTGAICHHVEIFHEHVVSDFVFQAQWNMRLLNQVLEPELVRQVVKIPPSSTHSSDRIVWALTQNGSFSISSAYTLVSQASNYSWMGPSKCHCCSEPTDDEINHIFLTGDLAKAVWNRFEGVLGDLDMVSMLRHVGLRWWLLKGHNVYLRFVYHTLPMLVCSELWKARNRGLFDGRKVGWTEVADQVFQQLCDLLHCNFPKIVCSFVSWDVLHSSLVALKRRVSILPITWSAPRAGYKLNSDGCAKGNPGVSGGGGVVRDGEGRFIVGYSCFFGLLTSLHAEFKAILFVVRLCVARDLQDLHVESDSLVLVQILQGTHGCPWRLQREVDELLSFKHHFREITHCYREANKPADYLANLGANSEQEDVFDDFCSLPATVRGEIIMDTLGFPNFHRKFL; from the exons ATGGATATGATTCGGATGAAGGTGGGGATGGATTTTTCTATTGCAAACCCGTGGGGTAGCATTTGGGTGCTTTATAAATCTTTCTTTGATTGTCAAACGATAGGTGAGTCGGATCAACAACTCACTTTAAGCCTCCGATCCCAATTATTGGCTGAGGAGATCTActtttcatttattcattcgAAGTGTACCGTCCAGGAGAGGGAAGGTTTATGGATTGAGTTGTTGAATGACAAGCCGGAGCTAAAACCATGGTTTCTTGTGGGGGACTTTAATGTTATCTTAAATGCAGAGGAAAAAAGGGGTGGCCTACCTTTTAGACATACTCAAGGGATAGAATTATCACAGTTTATGTCATTGGCGGAAGTTGGGGATGCTGGGTTCTCTGGGTCTAGGTACACATGGCGTAACAATCGGCAGGGTATTTTAAGAGTTTGGAAGCAGCTAGACAGGCTTTTGCTCAACTCAGCTGCTATGCTTATGGAGA AACAGAGGGTGCTGGAAGTTGAAATAGATCATGATAACCATCTGTCAGAAAGGTCGTTGGTGGCTGTACAAGAGGCAAGTGCAAGATTGAAGCATACTTTGGTGATTGAGGAAGAATTCTGGAGGCAGAAGGCTCGTGTCAAATGGCTATCAGATGGGGACAAGAATATGAAATTTTTTCACGCTATG GATAATGAGATGTTGATTGAGGTTCCATCCATGCAGGAAGTAAAGGAAGTAATTTTTTCAATGGACGAGGAGAGTGCTGCGGGTTCAGATGGTTTCGCGGGAAAGTTTTTCACGTCTGCTTGGGAGGTGGTCGCTAAGGATGTTCAAAGGGCTATTGTCAGTTTCTTTTGTGCTGCAACGTTGCCAAGAAGTGTCTCCGCtacttcaattgttttactacCCAAAATACAATGCCCTCAAGATTTCACTCAATATCGCCCAATAAGTTTATGCAATTTTATCAATAAGATCATCTCCAAGATTTTATCTTCTCGCTTGGCAAAGGTTCTTCCTCACATTATCTCACCGCAGCAGAGTGGTTTTGTGCAAGGCAGACAGATGACAGGTAATTTTCTATTACCACAAAAATTGTTGAATGATATTAAAAAACCTAATAGGGGAGGGAATGTGATGCTCAAACTGGATATGATGAAGGCATATGATAGAGCGTCTTGGTTGTTTTTGATACAAGTGCTTCGTCGGTTTGGGTTTAGCGAAGTTTGGATCGATATGATATGGAGACTGATATCGAATGTTTGGTTTTCTGTCATTGTCAATGGCTTGCCCCACGGTTTCTTTAAGTCCTCACGGGGTTTGAGACAAGGTGACCCAATTTCACTAGCCTTGTTCGTTATTGGTGCAGAGGTCTTGTCCCGTTCACTCAATGCACTGGCGGAGTATCAAAAATTCAGACCATTCAAAGTCCCTAGAGGCTGTTCTATGGTCACACATTTGGCCTATGTAGATGACGTGGTCATTTTCACTAGCGGCCTTAAGGCTTCAATAACATTGGTCAAAGGAGTAGTCGATGGATACTGTGCATTTTCCGGGCAGCGTGTTAATTGTCAAAAGAGTTGTTATTTGGTGCATCCCACCTTGTCTTTGCAACGACGTGCGATGATTGAAATGGTAACCGGCTTCTCGTACaaatcttttccaatcaaaTATCTTGGCTGCCCCCTTTATATTGGAAGAAGGCGGATGCATTATTTTGCCGAACTCTGCGACATGGTAACAGCCAGAATCCTCTCATGGAAGAATCGTGTCCTCTCATTTGGGGATAAGATTGTGCTGTTAAAGAGTGTTCTGTCTTCAATGCCAATCCACCTGCTAGCAGCGGCATCTCCTCCGAAGGGAGTCATTGCTTCCTTAGAAAGGGTAATGACAAGTTTTTTGTGGAGCTCGACGGATATGGGTCAGAAATTTCATTGGTTAAGTTGGGGGGAGTTGTGCCGCCCACATCAGGAGAGTGGGATTGGAGTTCGTAGCTTGGCGAAGGTATATGACGCTTTTTCCATTAAGCTTTGGTGGAACTTTCGGCAAAGGAGATCCCTATGGGCTGAATTTTTAACAACAAAATATAGTAGATGGGTGCACCCTTGTTTGGCAGAAGAGGGCTATTCGCTTTCTTACACTTGGAAGAGGTTATGTTCGATTCAACAGTTGGCAGAAGAGCATATTTGCTGGGTCATCGGTGAGGGATCGATGGATTTCTGGCATGACAATTGGATGGGAACTGGGGCTATATGTCATCATGTGGAAATTTTTCATGAGCATGTTGTGTCAGATTTTGTCTTCCAAGCGCAATGGAATATGCGACTCCTTAATCAAGTTCTAGAGCCTGAGTTGGTTAGGCAAGTTGTGAAGATTCCCCCTTCATCCACTCATAGCTCTGATAGGATAGTGTGGGCTTTAACGCAGAATGGTTCATTCTCAATTTCTTCGGCTTACACGCTTGTTTCGCAGGCTTCTAATTATTCTTGGATG GGTCCGTCTAAGTGTCATTGTTGTTCTGAGCCAACAGATGACGAGATTAATCACATATTTTTAACAGGAGATTTAGCTAAGGCGGTCTGGAATAGATTTGAGGGTGTCCTGGGAGATTTGGATATGGTGTCTATGTTGAGACATGTGGGGTTACGGTGGTGGCTGCTTAAAGGGCACAACGTGTATCTTAGGTTCGTTTATCATACATTACCTATGCTCGTCTGCTCGGAGTTATGGAAAGCGAGAAACAGGGGACTGTTTGATGGAAGGAAGGTGGGGTGGACGGAGGTGGCAGATCAGGTATTTCAACAGTTATGTGATTTACTACATTGTAATTTTCCGAAAATAGTATGTTCTTTCGTTTCTTGGGATGTTCTTCACTCTTCGTTGGTAGCTCTGAAAAGAAGGGTTTCTATTTTACCGATTACATGGTCGGCTCCTAGGGCAGGGTATAAGTTGAATTCGGATGGCTGTGCAAAGGGGAACCCAGGAGTTAGTGGGGGTGGGGGAGTTGTGCGAGATGGGGAAGGGAGATTTATCGTCGGTTATTCctgtttttttgggttattgaCCAGTTTACACGCGGAGTTCAAGGCCATACTCTTTGTGGTGCGGCTCTGTGTTGCTCGAGACTTACAAGACTTGCATGTTGAATCTGACTCACTTGTCTTGGTGCAAATACTCCAAGGGACACATGGTTGCCCTTGGAGACTACAACGGGAAGTGGATGAATTGCTCAGTTTCAAGCATCATTTCCGTGAGATAACCCATTGCTATAGAGAGGCGAACAAACCTGCTGATTATCTAGCTAACCTTGGCGCAAATTCGGAGCAAGAGGATGTTTTTGATGACTTTTGTTCTTTGCCGGCTACTGTCCGTGGGGAGATTATCATGGACACTTTAGGTTTTCCTAATTTTCATAGAAAATTTCTATAG